TCAAAACCAGTCACTACCTTATTAACCAGATGGGTCCTCATGCTGATCTCATGGGTATGGCATGCTGATATAGCTTACAGAACCAAAGGTACTCACGtaatcatttcttttctgtcctctctgtcttcacTGAAATACACTTGGCTCCATTTAGGGAACAAAAATAAGCAGCTGGTCTGAATCATTTATTAGCAAAACGGtgattgtatttaatttttaagccTTCAAAAACCTTGGAAATGACTTTCATAGAAAGTAGTATACTATACACTCTTAAAATCTTGGGCAGTTTAAGATCACCATTGTAGACATTTATTTTAGCTATATATGATAAgtattttttgctgttatatTACAAAGACCTATTGATCGTTTAGTTTGCCAGATATTCTCCTACTCAAGGTAGTTTGGCAGAGCTTGCCTGATTGTTGGCCGTAGTTTGTCTGTCGTGTGTGATGATGTAGTGTTTGAATAAAGCATTAGCTTGATTATCCATGTATTTGTGTGGCTGTCATCACTCACTGTGCACTATATTGTATTTTGACAGCGAGCTGCGAGTGCGTTTACTCCAGAGCCTGGGGATTCTGGCATGTTGCATGTGTCTGGTGGTGGATTAAAAGGTAACTTAGCTAGGCTTTGAGTAGGCAAGAGGATATTTCCTGTGTAGTTAAGTATGAAATGTACCCTTTCCCTCATGAATGTCTTTCTGTAATCCTGCCAGTTAGCTGCTTGGCCAGCAAATGTAGCTGATGATCCTCCATTTTATTGTGACAGGTCAGTCCACTGCTTAAGCTTGCTATCAGATCTGTTTCATATCTTGTTGTATAGCCACAGAAAGAGCTTCAGAGTAGGTGACAAAGATCAGAAACCCCATAGTGCTTCACATACAGAACAAAAGCAATatggaaaagctgtttttgccATTATGGAAAGGAAGCGCATACAAGGTCAGAGAAATGgagcacaaacacagtgtttatTATGCCTCATTGAACCCAGTTCTAGCAGATGTAGCCCCAGTTTACCAGAGCCAAAAATGGAAGAATTTCCATCCCAGTCTAGCAGACCACTGCCACATTAATGAGTCAACTGGTGCTGGCATTTTAGCAGTGGGGAAGTTAATGGGCTGAAGCCTCAGACCCTTGAGGTCACAGTCTACTGAGTCTCTGGGACTGTTGTGAACTCTTCGCCTCAGTTATTGTCACAAGAGAGGTGGGTCTGCTGATCACCCCGATAATCACAGGGTACCGCATGAAAGGCTGCAGGTCTTTGGCACTAAGCACAGTTCTGAATTGACAAAGGCCACCCAGTGCTGCACTGTGTCACTCTGAAAGGGGACGGGCAAAGCATTAGTCTGTGAGAAGAATgttctgcttgtctctgtgaaggagagggtgggagagctTCATTTGGCACCCAGACGAGGTGTAATGCGCACCATTTATCACTGATAGACCTTCAAATTCAGtttccaaattcattttttaattcaaatcaCTGCCTTCTGCATTTTCAGAGAGATTCACAAGTCTTAGATTAATCCGCCCACTTCTGTCCTCTGAACTggcatttatacagcagggtaTGTAAATTTTTGTTGCAAATTTTAAATAgtcttttaaattatattaGAAGAAATATATGTTCACTGAATGTTGTCATATTTCCATCACAAAGCCAGGAGCTGTGAACATTTTAGCCAGCTACCGTTTCCCTATCTTACAGTAGCATGTTTCTGGGCTCACTTATATCCCATTTCTCCATACAGTGGATCCTGCTATTACCTGTCCCGTCTTGGCTAAACTCATTTTGTTCTCCTGCACAGCACCCATGCACTAACACGGCACATACATGTGAGAGATTTATACTGTCACAGAAACCCATGTAGGAGAGACAGTCGAGACAAGCTTTCCTTTTGCAGAGCTTATGTGAAACGGTTGCTGTtagctttgttttgtattgacCCGTATTCCATCGGTGTGTTTTCAGACACCATTGCTTTATATATGTGCTGGAAACTTTACTGTACGTTTGGTATATAGCTATACCAGTCACACCACCAGACTGCAAGAGGGGGCAGGGTTCAAGGCCTGAACAGATCAAACACGCTTTATCAGACTGCTGGGATCTGCTCTGCCGGTTACAGTGAATCCAGTAATGGGCCGGTGAACCTGGCTTTAGCTACATAGGGGGGAAAGCTGGTATTCAATGGTGTCATTCCTTttgctgaaaaaatgtcatcatAGATATTCTATGTTATGAACATATATGCAGTTCCTGTGTTCCTTATCTCCATGCTTGTCTAGGAGGTTCTTCTTGGTAACAGGAGATTCAGGTTGCTCTCTGTGTTACAGATTCAGACCACACCCCGAAAAAGCATTCATTACAAGCAAAtctgaatgctttcaaaatCCCCTTGATTCCTCGTTTGATATAAGATGTAAATATTAATTGGTTGAGTTTCTTATTTAACTGTTTAATACCTGCATAAATGTAGCTGTAACAGGCCCAGAGGGCTCTTTAGCAGTCCAGTCTTAAGTGTTAGGCAGTAAGCTAAGTCTTTGCCACTGTAGGTATCATGGATGGAGTTATGGGTTACATAACtaagagtgtctgtgtgcaaaaaaCACATAACTGCTGGTGTCTGAAAtttttagtgtgtgtttatCATTGGCTGGAAGTCACCACAAATCTCCAGCCTAATGAAATATGTCTGACATTATTCCACAAGAAATGGGAAAATTATGGCATTCCAACATCTTTGGAACCACATATTTTCCTTCAGCCAGTTGTATGCAGGCATAACACGTGCTTGTGCCGGCCTTTGGATACACAGCAGagaactgtgaaataaaaaatcattgTGCTGGAAAGTATTCACCACTGGCAACATCAGTACATGTCTGCAGGAAATGGCAGATCAGATTCAGCTGAATAAATTGTTCTGTCCATGCCGTTCTCCAGCATGCCATCTCTTCTTCATTTCTTCTGCTGTTcttgttatgtgtgtgtgtgtgtgtgcgtgcgtgtgcgcgtgtgtgtgtgtgcgtgcatgtgtgtgtgctgttcttaGCATAGCTGTTTTATATGTGATAATGTTCCAAATagtattttgattattttcataatgttttatatgtatgcAGCATGACTGTTTCCACCGTTTGAAAAATTACACTGTCACATGTgtccacatgtgtgtgtgactttggcTGGGTAACATGCTGTTCATTGCTGACTGTCACAGAAGGGGGTTTCCTTGGAGTGACTGTTTGAAGTGTCTGCTTTACAAAACTAATCTTAGCAAACTGATTTTTAACTTTGACCTGCAATTTCAGTTTTTGCAATGCATATTTTCCCTCTGTAAATCTCTCTTCTAAAGTCTGGATCCAGGCACATCTAGCTACCTACTGATATCAATCTGTGGCAACCCATAATTCACTGTTAGATAGTAACTATAAAAGCTTGAATAGGATGGTCTCACTCAGTAAATTAGGATAAGGGGTGGGCAGTAGCCAGTGTGGTTTGTAATTGCTGTGTTTTCTATAAAGCtgcgtttcccaaacctctcctagaggaccccttgtcctgcgtgttttagatctctccctgctccaacacagctgattcaaatgatcaacttatgaactcctgaagctgcttaaaaGGGTCCTCCAGGTCAGGTTTGGGAAACGTTGCTGTAAAGGATATAACAGTGTGGTGTTGCTACAGCCGTCAActactttgtaatattttactttgAAGGTGTTTATAGTAATTTTATTAAGGtgttcatattaaaaatgccatccagtaaaaaaaaaaaccctgggaAATAGACCCCAGCAGTGTTTATAGTGAAAGTAAGagcaaagaaaaagcaaaaactgaaCACACTGACCTGGCCAAAAGTAAATCAGCCTGAAGAGAGCCCTACTGATCTTACCTAAGAGAACCTTGTTAATTCTGATGTAGATGTTTTCACTTAACCCAAAACCCAGAGCAGCACCACAGAATCTGTAGAAAAACTGATCATTAGCACTCACATCCAGTGAACATCCCTGAATTTACtgtctttttcatcatttgtctACTAATGCATTCACTTACTTTTTGGGTTAAGTGTTGTATTTCAGTAGGCTGTAGATTTTCCTGTGGAATAGTATGCTGTTACACTGTATGGGCTcctgtggctgtgtctgtgcagaagATCCAGCAGCTGTCGGAGGGGTCCATGTTCGGCCATGGGCTGAAGCACCTGTTCCACAGCCGGCGGCGCTCGCGGGAGCGGGAGCAGCAGAGCTCGCAGGACTCCGGCGCAGGGGCGGCGCTGGGCACCAGTGGGGCTTACTCGGACCATGAGTCGGCCGACGAGAAGGAACGCTCGCCCGAGATGCACCGTGTGTCCTACGCCGTGTCCCTGCACGACCTGCCGGCCCGGCCCACGGCCTTCAACCGCGTGCTGCAGCAGATCCGCGCCCGGCCCTCCATCCGCCGCGGCACCAGCCTGCACAGCAGCCGCCGCACCAAGAGCAACCCGGCGGCCGAGGGCCCCAAGGGCGGGAGCCCTCACCTGTCCCGCCGGGGCGCGCAGGACTCCTCGCTCAGCGTGGGCCCCCAGCACAGCCGGCCgcgctcctcctccaccaccgaCACCGCGCTGCTCGCCATCGACGCCGCCATGCAGTGGGGCACTGAGGACCCTGAACGGGGCTCTGATAAGGTGAGAACCTGAGTAGGGGAACCTTACAGTTGCAGAGGTGAGAGCCGTACCAGGAAGCGGCTTGACCACACAGGAAAATGCCTAACGTCACGggtttttaaaacatatatttaaagtACACATTTATGCTAAATTTGTGCTTTTAAGTCTTCAGTCTTAAAGACTGAAGACTTAAATTAAAGACTTAAATTAAAGACAAGAGAGCCTGAAAAACatagacatacagtacatagtcATTAGGAAAAATGCAATGATAAACATTCTGTGGAATGAATTTTATAGTTGAGTACATGAGGATATAAATACGCGTTATACAAAATATGTATTCCTAAAGACCTCATGAAACACATATTACACCTTGATTAACACAACATATCATTTTTAGAAATCATTCATAAGCATGTGTTCAGGGTATTTGGTAAAAGGGTTCATCTTGTGTCAAATGACATGATATGTCTTTTACCATTTGAATACATCCTTTCACATAATATGTAAATGCTTcagaaagcattacattttcttaTGAATACATGTAAACTTCTTTTGAATTAATGTAATCTACTTAGTCTACTAAAATAGCTAGTGAGGCCAGTTAAAATGTCAACAGtgagtgaaatttaaaatgtggtAAAACCTTTCAAATGCACAGTTGGAACAGTAGTGGTTCTAGACTGGTGGTATCTTGTATCTTGCCGCTTTGATCTTCTTACCTCTCTTTCTGCTGGGCTCTGTTGTTGCGCGCAGCTAGATAAAGGAGAGCTGAGCACACTGGGACTGCCCCCCACAGGCAGCCACGCCGGATCTGACGGTAACATCAGCATGGACGTGCCGGACGCCGCTGATCCGCAGCGCACCCGGGCGGCCATTGAGCACCTGCAGCAGAAGATCCTGAAGATCACAGAGCAGATCCGCGTGGAGCAGGAGGCGCGTGACGACAACGTGGCCGAGTACCTCAAGCTGGCCCACAACGCCGACAAGCAGCAGGCTTCGCGCATCAAGCAGGTCTTCGAGAAGAAGAACCAGAAATCCGCCCAGACCATCTCCCACCTACACAAGAAGCTGGAGCACTACCACAAGAGACTGAAGGAGATTGAGCAGGTGGGAGccagggtcaggggtcagaggtcagggttaggggtcagggtCAGAGTGGGGATTAGTGTTAGGGTCAGGGTGGGGGCTAGGGTTCGCATGGTCTGTGTAGCAGGAAGCCAAGGGGTAAGTCCACCActttcaacaacaataactaCACTCTGCTGACTGTTCAGATGTTTCCTGAGGAATGATGAGGTTACTACTAAATGTTCATGATCAGTTTGCTAAACCTGTGATGCAAAGCAGGACATTCAGTCAGTCAAAAggagtgaaaatgtgtttgatgtgaCTCATTAACAGTTCTGAATTTGGCATTGGGGCTGTAATGTAACCTGCTTGTGGAAGGGAGCTGTTGTGTGTCAGGTGAGTCAGGGGTGCTGGACAGCTGATGCATTGTTTGGCCTCATTCTGCTTAATGGGAGGAGTGTTGTCCTGTTTTATGATGGATCAAACAGAATTATTTTACCAAGGAACAACAGAATACATTGAACAGTCTGCTTGACAACAAGTAGGTGTGTAGCTGACACCTGGGAGTCTGTGTAATCCATGCTATTGGTCATGCAGTCAAGCTTTTCAGAAGGAGTCTTTGTATTGGGTGTGACCTCACATTGTAAGCGACATGAGTCAAATCAACACCAACTAAAGTTTGCAGATGTATTTCATAATAGACAGCTCATTATTAGGGCAGGTGCTAACAAACTAGACAGAATACATGATGAGCTTCATTTATGaatccttgtttttttgtgcttctcaaagatgcatatgcatgtattaAAATTCAGTGTGCCTCAAAGGTAAAACAGTTAAATGCTGCTTAATTGTGAATTTGATGCATTATGGCTTTGTTGAGccatgtgtgtgttcttaaaATCCCCTTTAAAGCCAATTGTGTTGGCAGCTTGTTCGCGAGTTCGATTGTAGGTCTACACCAGAGTGATTAAGGCTGCCCAAAAGGATGCTAGTCATTCATATTCTTTAATAAGGTACATACGCGCATCTAGTGGTATGAGGATTAAACCCAAGCGTGAAATAATGAGCACCTGTGAAGAGATTTTAATTTGCTTCCAGTACATTTCTTATTCTTAGATGTTTTGTCCATGTTTTCACTAACTGTGTTTTTCAGCCTATCACAGGTAATGGATAATCATCATTATGAGTCTTTTTTGGTTGCCTTTCCATTTTGTCATTATGCAGAGTAGCTTGCAAAGCAGTGCTGCATAAGTACATGTAGGCAACACAGGAAACGGCAGGTAAAGCTTTGCGTGTCTCTCGCTGCCCCCCTGCAGAACGGTCTGTCCCGGCAGCGGAAGGACGTGCTGCAGGGTCTGAAGGATGTCGGGGCGAATGTGCGAGCGGGGATCAGCGGCTTTGGCGGGGGTGTGGTGGAGGGCGTCAAAGGGGGCGTGTCCGCCCTCTCGCACACCGCCGTATCCAAGCCGCGCGAGTTCGCCAGCTTGATCCGCAACAAGTTCGGCAGCGCGGACAACATCGCCCAGATGAAGGACACGCTGGAGGACCCGCAGCCCGAGGACGCCCCACGCGCCCTGAGCGGCAGCGCCACGCTCGTCTCCAGCCCCAAGTACGGCAGCGACGACGAGTGCTCCAGCGCCACCTCTGGGTCCGCCGCCGGCAGCAACTccggagggggcgggggtggggcggggctgggaCCCGGCATGGGGAGCCCCAAAGCCAACCTGCTGGACGGGCATCACCACATGCACAGCTCCTGGGACGTCCTTCTGGAGGAGCTGCGGGAGATCAAGGCCAGCCAGACTCACCTGGAGGACTCCATCGAGGACATGAAGTCTCAGCTGCAGAGCGACTTCTCCTACATGACCCAGTGCCTACAGGAGGAGAGATACAGGTACAGATACAGGCTGGCAGCGAGGCTTTGTTCATGGGGACGTTAATAATTTCACAGCACGCTCACATCTGTGGCGCATCTGCTAGAGAGCTCTGTCGTGCTTTTGTAGGTACGAGCGTCTGGAGGAACAGCTTAATGACCTCACAGAGCTACACCAGAATGAAATGACCAACCTGAAGCAAGAGCTGGCGAGCATGGAGGAGAAGGTGGCCTACCAGTCCTATGAGAGAGCAAGGGACATACAGGTGAGACAGGCAGGGAAAGCCAGGTACATACAGGTGAGACAGGCAGGGAAAGCCAGGGACATACAGGTGAGACAGGCAGGGAAAGCCAGGTACATACAGGTGAGACAGGCAGGGAAAGCCAGGGACATACAGGTGAGGTCGTAGGTACATCTAAATGGGACATGGTCAAGACTGTGGTCATGGGTCATTAATGTCTGTCCTAGGAATGGAAATAACAGTTAGGAAAGAATTCAGTTAACCAAGCtcagatatgtgtgtgtttgcacaggaGGTAGTGGAGTCATGTCtgacttgcatgtgtgtgtttataaaggAGGTAGTGGAGTCATGACTGATtcgagtatgtgtgtgtgtgtgtgtgtgtgtgtgtgtgtgtgtgtgtgtgtgtgtgtgtgtgtgtgtgtgtgtatatgtgtttacaCAGGAGGTAGTGGAGTCATGTCtgacttgcatgtgtgtgtgtgtttgcacaggaGGCAGTGTAGTCATGCCTGACTctggtatatgtgtgtgtgtgtgtgtgtgtgtttgtacaggaGGCAGTGGAGTCATGTCTGACTCGCATCACCAAGCTGgaactccagcagcagcagcaacaggtgGTGCAGTTGGAGGGGGTAGAGAACGCCAACGCCCGCGCCTTGCTGGGAAAGTTCATCAATGTCATCCTGGCCCTGATGGCAGTGCTGCTGGTCTTCGTGTCAACCCTGGCCAACTTCATCACCCCGCTGATGAAGACTCGGGAGCGCGTGGCGGCCACCGTGCTGCTGGCCCTcctgctcttctccctctgGAAACACTGGGACTTCCTGGAGGTGTGGCTGCTACCCAGCTGACTGCCTGGCCCTGCCTTGTCCCTCCAGGCCATGCCCCTCTTGTGGAATTGTGAGGGCTCAttctgacagacacagagagacatgctGAAGTTAAGCAGATCTGTTacagatgggggaaaaaaaatgtgaaaagactgGCAGGGGTCAAAGCACGTTGGGCTGAGCAGGTTGTCCCCTGCCCGTGTGTCAGAGAACTGTGCTCATTTCACTTCAACGCTTTCTGCCTTTCCTGGTTTTTGGTTTACAAtgtgcagttttatttgtggttttttcttttctttgaagacAAAAGACAAGTCATTACTAATGTTGGTCGACTTTAATTTTGTTCCTCTCCTGGACCtgcctgtatttgtgtgtgagctgaCTGAAGCCAAAATGAAACCGCAgtgaaggagctggagagaggagatggagggcTGATGAGTATTGCTGACTGTGCATTGCTGAATGTGTCATCCTGCAGGAGAAATGGCAACTACTAACACCGGCTGTCACCATTGGTCATTGCTGTATTTATTcgttttaaaatgatttctgtCATCACATGTACAGTGTAGTCATTACAGTTACCATGATTCACTGCACACCATAACAGGCTCTTATCCACAGCCATAAGAGCATGAGAAGCTGtttg
This portion of the Megalops cyprinoides isolate fMegCyp1 chromosome 7, fMegCyp1.pri, whole genome shotgun sequence genome encodes:
- the LOC118780427 gene encoding transmembrane and coiled-coil domains protein 2-like — protein: MTEMKRCKSDDFTSVVDNSSPAVGRAGDEDTPSVFIVEVKHGDTPGGNPDLSSTAPNQHTALTRSKPPDLKKIQQLSEGSMFGHGLKHLFHSRRRSREREQQSSQDSGAGAALGTSGAYSDHESADEKERSPEMHRVSYAVSLHDLPARPTAFNRVLQQIRARPSIRRGTSLHSSRRTKSNPAAEGPKGGSPHLSRRGAQDSSLSVGPQHSRPRSSSTTDTALLAIDAAMQWGTEDPERGSDKLDKGELSTLGLPPTGSHAGSDGNISMDVPDAADPQRTRAAIEHLQQKILKITEQIRVEQEARDDNVAEYLKLAHNADKQQASRIKQVFEKKNQKSAQTISHLHKKLEHYHKRLKEIEQNGLSRQRKDVLQGLKDVGANVRAGISGFGGGVVEGVKGGVSALSHTAVSKPREFASLIRNKFGSADNIAQMKDTLEDPQPEDAPRALSGSATLVSSPKYGSDDECSSATSGSAAGSNSGGGGGGAGLGPGMGSPKANLLDGHHHMHSSWDVLLEELREIKASQTHLEDSIEDMKSQLQSDFSYMTQCLQEERYRYERLEEQLNDLTELHQNEMTNLKQELASMEEKVAYQSYERARDIQEAVESCLTRITKLELQQQQQQVVQLEGVENANARALLGKFINVILALMAVLLVFVSTLANFITPLMKTRERVAATVLLALLLFSLWKHWDFLEVWLLPS